Proteins from one Mesoplodon densirostris isolate mMesDen1 chromosome 1, mMesDen1 primary haplotype, whole genome shotgun sequence genomic window:
- the GRSF1 gene encoding G-rich sequence factor 1 isoform X2, giving the protein MAGTRWVLGALLRGCGCNCSSCRRTGAACLPFYSAAGSFPSGVSGRRRLLLLLGAAAAAASHTRGLQTGPVPAGRLAGPLPAAASAAAAAAASYPALRAPLLPQSLAAAAGPARGYSQESKTTYLEDLPPLPEYELPQSKLGEEVDDVYLIRAQGLPWSCTVEDVLSFFSDCRIRNGENGIHFLLNRDGKRRGDALIEMESEQDVQKALEKHRMYMGQRYVEVYEINNEDVDALMKSLHVKSTPVVNDGVVRLRGLPYSCNEKDIIDFFAGLNIVDITFVMDYRGRRKTGEAYVQFEEPEMANQALLKHREEIGNRYIEIFPSRRNEVRTHVGSHKGKKMASSPTAKYVTEPEVVFEEHEVSEDIRPVMAFESEKEIELPKEMSEKLPEAVDFGTTSSLHFVHMRGLPFQANAQDIINVCGSKISNLNSFEQKF; this is encoded by the exons ATGGCCGGGACGCGCTGGGTGCTCGGGGCGCTGCTCCGGGGCTGCGGCTGCAACTGCAGCAGCTGCCGGCGCACCGGCGCCGCCTGCCTGCCCTTCTATTCGGCAGCCGGCTCATTCCCCTCGGGAGTCTCGGGCCGTCGCCGCCTGCTGTTGCTGCTCGgggccgccgcggccgccgcctcTCACACGCGGGGCCTCCAGACTGGGCCTGTGCCGGCCGGGAGGCTGGCGGGGCCTCTCCCAGCGGCCGCCTCAGCCGCGGCCGCGGCCGCCGCCTCCTACCCGGCCCTGCGCGCCCCTCTGCTGCCGCAGtcgctggcggcggcggcgggcccggCGCGCGGTTACAGCCAG gAGTCCAAAACTACCTACCTGGAAGACCTTCCACCTCTCCCTGAATATGAATTGCCTCAGTCCAAGTTAGGAGAGGAAGTGGATGACGTTTATCTCATTCGAGCTCAAGGATTACCGTGGTCATGCACTGTAGAAGATGTGCTTAGCTTTTTCTCAG ACTGCAGAATTCGCAATGGTGAGAATGGAATCCACTTCCTCTTAAATAGAGATGGGAAACGAAGGGGTGATGCCTTAATTGAAATGGAGTCAGAGCAGGATGTGCAAAAAGCCTTAGAAAAACACCGCATGTACATGGGGCAGCGGTATGTGGAAG TATATGAGATAAACAATGAAGATGTGGATGCCTTAATGAAGAGCCTGCATGTCAAATCTACACCTGTGGTAAATGATGGCGTGGTTCGTTTGAGAGGACTTCCTTATAGTTGCAATGAGAAAGACATTATAGACTTCTTCGCAG GACTGAACATAGTAGACATTACTTTTGTCATGGATTatagagggagaagaaaaacAGGAGAAGCCTATGTGCAGTTTGAAGAACCAGAAATGGCCAACCAGGCCCTTTTGAAACACAGGGAAGAAATTGGCAACCG atatatagagatattTCCAAGCAGAAGGAATGAAGTTCGAACACATGTTGGTTCTcataagggaaagaaaatggcATCTTCTCCCACTGCTAAGTATGTAACTGAGCCAGAAGTGGTCTTTGAAGAACATGAAGTAAGTGAGGATATCCGACCCGTGATGGCTTTTGAAAGTGAGAAGGAAATAG AATTGCCtaaggagatgtcagaaaagCTTCCAGAGGCTGTTGATTTTGGAACTACGTCTTCACTACATTTTGTCCACATGAGAGGATTGCCTTTCCAAGCCAATGCCCAAGACATTATAAATGTGTGTGGCAGTAAGATATCCAATCTCAATAGCTTTGAACAAAAGTTCTAA
- the GRSF1 gene encoding G-rich sequence factor 1 isoform X3 yields the protein MESKTTYLEDLPPLPEYELPQSKLGEEVDDVYLIRAQGLPWSCTVEDVLSFFSDCRIRNGENGIHFLLNRDGKRRGDALIEMESEQDVQKALEKHRMYMGQRYVEVYEINNEDVDALMKSLHVKSTPVVNDGVVRLRGLPYSCNEKDIIDFFAGLNIVDITFVMDYRGRRKTGEAYVQFEEPEMANQALLKHREEIGNRYIEIFPSRRNEVRTHVGSHKGKKMASSPTAKYVTEPEVVFEEHEVSEDIRPVMAFESEKEIELPKEMSEKLPEAVDFGTTSSLHFVHMRGLPFQANAQDIINFFAPLKPVRITMEYSSSGKATGEADVHFDTHEDAVAAMLKDRSHVHHRYIELFLNSCPKGK from the exons ATG gAGTCCAAAACTACCTACCTGGAAGACCTTCCACCTCTCCCTGAATATGAATTGCCTCAGTCCAAGTTAGGAGAGGAAGTGGATGACGTTTATCTCATTCGAGCTCAAGGATTACCGTGGTCATGCACTGTAGAAGATGTGCTTAGCTTTTTCTCAG ACTGCAGAATTCGCAATGGTGAGAATGGAATCCACTTCCTCTTAAATAGAGATGGGAAACGAAGGGGTGATGCCTTAATTGAAATGGAGTCAGAGCAGGATGTGCAAAAAGCCTTAGAAAAACACCGCATGTACATGGGGCAGCGGTATGTGGAAG TATATGAGATAAACAATGAAGATGTGGATGCCTTAATGAAGAGCCTGCATGTCAAATCTACACCTGTGGTAAATGATGGCGTGGTTCGTTTGAGAGGACTTCCTTATAGTTGCAATGAGAAAGACATTATAGACTTCTTCGCAG GACTGAACATAGTAGACATTACTTTTGTCATGGATTatagagggagaagaaaaacAGGAGAAGCCTATGTGCAGTTTGAAGAACCAGAAATGGCCAACCAGGCCCTTTTGAAACACAGGGAAGAAATTGGCAACCG atatatagagatattTCCAAGCAGAAGGAATGAAGTTCGAACACATGTTGGTTCTcataagggaaagaaaatggcATCTTCTCCCACTGCTAAGTATGTAACTGAGCCAGAAGTGGTCTTTGAAGAACATGAAGTAAGTGAGGATATCCGACCCGTGATGGCTTTTGAAAGTGAGAAGGAAATAG AATTGCCtaaggagatgtcagaaaagCTTCCAGAGGCTGTTGATTTTGGAACTACGTCTTCACTACATTTTGTCCACATGAGAGGATTGCCTTTCCAAGCCAATGCCCAAGACATTATAAAT TTTTTTGCTCCACTGAAGCCTGTTAGAATCACCATGGAATACAGTTCCAGTGGGAAGGCCACTGGAGAAGCTGATGTGCACTTCGATACCCATGAGGACGCTGTTGCAGCTATGCTCAAGGATCGGTCCCACGTTC ACCATAGATATATTGAATTGTTCCTGAATTCATGTCCGAAAGGCAAATAA
- the GRSF1 gene encoding G-rich sequence factor 1 isoform X1, whose product MAGTRWVLGALLRGCGCNCSSCRRTGAACLPFYSAAGSFPSGVSGRRRLLLLLGAAAAAASHTRGLQTGPVPAGRLAGPLPAAASAAAAAAASYPALRAPLLPQSLAAAAGPARGYSQESKTTYLEDLPPLPEYELPQSKLGEEVDDVYLIRAQGLPWSCTVEDVLSFFSDCRIRNGENGIHFLLNRDGKRRGDALIEMESEQDVQKALEKHRMYMGQRYVEVYEINNEDVDALMKSLHVKSTPVVNDGVVRLRGLPYSCNEKDIIDFFAGLNIVDITFVMDYRGRRKTGEAYVQFEEPEMANQALLKHREEIGNRYIEIFPSRRNEVRTHVGSHKGKKMASSPTAKYVTEPEVVFEEHEVSEDIRPVMAFESEKEIELPKEMSEKLPEAVDFGTTSSLHFVHMRGLPFQANAQDIINFFAPLKPVRITMEYSSSGKATGEADVHFDTHEDAVAAMLKDRSHVHHRYIELFLNSCPKGK is encoded by the exons ATGGCCGGGACGCGCTGGGTGCTCGGGGCGCTGCTCCGGGGCTGCGGCTGCAACTGCAGCAGCTGCCGGCGCACCGGCGCCGCCTGCCTGCCCTTCTATTCGGCAGCCGGCTCATTCCCCTCGGGAGTCTCGGGCCGTCGCCGCCTGCTGTTGCTGCTCGgggccgccgcggccgccgcctcTCACACGCGGGGCCTCCAGACTGGGCCTGTGCCGGCCGGGAGGCTGGCGGGGCCTCTCCCAGCGGCCGCCTCAGCCGCGGCCGCGGCCGCCGCCTCCTACCCGGCCCTGCGCGCCCCTCTGCTGCCGCAGtcgctggcggcggcggcgggcccggCGCGCGGTTACAGCCAG gAGTCCAAAACTACCTACCTGGAAGACCTTCCACCTCTCCCTGAATATGAATTGCCTCAGTCCAAGTTAGGAGAGGAAGTGGATGACGTTTATCTCATTCGAGCTCAAGGATTACCGTGGTCATGCACTGTAGAAGATGTGCTTAGCTTTTTCTCAG ACTGCAGAATTCGCAATGGTGAGAATGGAATCCACTTCCTCTTAAATAGAGATGGGAAACGAAGGGGTGATGCCTTAATTGAAATGGAGTCAGAGCAGGATGTGCAAAAAGCCTTAGAAAAACACCGCATGTACATGGGGCAGCGGTATGTGGAAG TATATGAGATAAACAATGAAGATGTGGATGCCTTAATGAAGAGCCTGCATGTCAAATCTACACCTGTGGTAAATGATGGCGTGGTTCGTTTGAGAGGACTTCCTTATAGTTGCAATGAGAAAGACATTATAGACTTCTTCGCAG GACTGAACATAGTAGACATTACTTTTGTCATGGATTatagagggagaagaaaaacAGGAGAAGCCTATGTGCAGTTTGAAGAACCAGAAATGGCCAACCAGGCCCTTTTGAAACACAGGGAAGAAATTGGCAACCG atatatagagatattTCCAAGCAGAAGGAATGAAGTTCGAACACATGTTGGTTCTcataagggaaagaaaatggcATCTTCTCCCACTGCTAAGTATGTAACTGAGCCAGAAGTGGTCTTTGAAGAACATGAAGTAAGTGAGGATATCCGACCCGTGATGGCTTTTGAAAGTGAGAAGGAAATAG AATTGCCtaaggagatgtcagaaaagCTTCCAGAGGCTGTTGATTTTGGAACTACGTCTTCACTACATTTTGTCCACATGAGAGGATTGCCTTTCCAAGCCAATGCCCAAGACATTATAAAT TTTTTTGCTCCACTGAAGCCTGTTAGAATCACCATGGAATACAGTTCCAGTGGGAAGGCCACTGGAGAAGCTGATGTGCACTTCGATACCCATGAGGACGCTGTTGCAGCTATGCTCAAGGATCGGTCCCACGTTC ACCATAGATATATTGAATTGTTCCTGAATTCATGTCCGAAAGGCAAATAA